The following are encoded in a window of Deltaproteobacteria bacterium genomic DNA:
- the tolR gene encoding protein TolR has protein sequence MAFDQTPAGTDAISQINVTPLVDVMLVLLIIFMVTAPILQQGVAVDLPKVAAGPLAGQEEQLVVNVGKGGQVFLNDTPMTADALTEKLRAIAATRPDRPLYVRADQSVPYGQVMRVMGAVHDAGLTRVGLVTEPPPPDRRR, from the coding sequence ATGGCCTTCGACCAGACGCCCGCCGGGACGGACGCGATCTCGCAGATCAACGTCACGCCGCTCGTCGACGTGATGCTCGTGCTGCTCATCATCTTCATGGTGACGGCCCCGATCCTGCAGCAGGGGGTGGCCGTCGACCTGCCGAAGGTCGCGGCCGGGCCGCTCGCCGGGCAGGAGGAGCAGCTCGTCGTGAACGTCGGCAAGGGCGGCCAGGTCTTCCTCAACGACACGCCGATGACGGCCGATGCCCTGACCGAGAAGCTGCGCGCGATCGCCGCCACTCGTCCCGATCGCCCGCTCTACGTTCGCGCCGATCAGTCGGTGCCCTACGGGCAGGTGATGCGGGTCATGGGAGCCGTGCACGATGCGGGCCTCACGCGGGTCGGGCTCGTGACCGAGCCGCCGCCGCCCGATCGGCGGCGCTAG
- the gap gene encoding type I glyceraldehyde-3-phosphate dehydrogenase, producing MAKIRVGINGFGRIGRNVLRACLGDEALEFVAVNDITNAKTLAHLLAYDSVHGPLREQVRAEDDRLAVGGRTVRVLAERDPAKLPWKALGVELVLESSGLFTEREKAAKHLEAGAKKVIISAPSKNADLTICYGVNHTAYDPRSHHVVSNASCTTNCLAPLAKVLHETFGVRRGLMTTVHSYTNDQRILDLPHEDLRRARAAALSMIPTSTGAARAIGLVIPALNGKLDGMAVRVPTPNVSLVDLTAELEKPATEQTVNAAMREAANGPLKGILYYCEEPLVSADFNGTPYSSIFDSLLTRVIDKTFCKVLSWYDNEWGFSMRMRDVALLVGRSLA from the coding sequence ATGGCGAAGATCCGCGTCGGGATCAACGGGTTCGGGCGCATCGGCAGGAACGTGCTGCGCGCTTGCCTCGGCGACGAGGCGCTCGAGTTCGTCGCGGTCAACGACATCACGAACGCAAAGACGCTTGCACACCTGCTGGCGTATGATTCCGTGCACGGACCGCTGCGCGAGCAGGTCCGCGCCGAGGACGACCGCCTCGCCGTTGGCGGCCGCACGGTCCGCGTCCTGGCCGAGCGGGACCCGGCGAAGCTCCCGTGGAAGGCGCTCGGCGTCGAGCTGGTGCTCGAGTCGAGCGGGCTCTTCACCGAGCGCGAGAAGGCGGCGAAGCACCTCGAGGCCGGGGCAAAGAAGGTCATCATCTCGGCGCCGTCCAAGAACGCCGACCTCACCATCTGCTACGGCGTGAACCACACCGCCTACGATCCCCGCAGCCACCACGTCGTCTCCAACGCCTCCTGCACCACCAACTGCCTGGCGCCGCTCGCCAAGGTGCTGCACGAGACCTTCGGCGTGCGCCGCGGCCTGATGACGACGGTCCACTCCTACACCAACGACCAGCGCATCCTCGACCTGCCCCACGAGGACCTGCGGCGCGCCCGCGCCGCCGCCCTCTCCATGATCCCCACCAGCACCGGCGCCGCGCGCGCGATCGGGCTCGTGATCCCGGCGCTCAACGGCAAGCTCGACGGCATGGCGGTACGCGTCCCCACGCCCAACGTCTCGCTCGTCGACCTCACGGCCGAGCTCGAGAAGCCGGCGACCGAGCAGACGGTCAACGCGGCCATGCGGGAAGCGGCGAACGGACCGCTCAAAGGCATCCTGTACTATTGCGAGGAGCCGCTCGTGTCGGCGGACTTCAACGGCACGCCGTACTCGTCGATCTTCGACAGCCTGCTCACGCGGGTGATCGACAAGACGTTCTGCAAGGTGCTGTCCTGGTACGACAACGAGTGGGGCTTCTCGATGCGCATGCGGGACGTGGCGTTGCTCGTCGGCCGAAGCCTCGCCTGA
- the tolQ gene encoding protein TolQ produces the protein MVVGSGPVVRAVLLILLAFSVGCWGIALAKSVEMRRARRQSERFIDIFWDAKNLATIQTASMDLKESPVAQVFRSGYQELQRLTKGKRGNPGGEEDTIELGGIENVQRAMHRARTQEVTRLERGLTFLATTASTAPFIGLFGTVWGIMTAFRGLSTTTSSSIQAVAPGIAEALIATAVGLAAAIPAVVMYNRFSRQLRVLTAEMDTFASEFLNIAERHFLK, from the coding sequence ATGGTCGTCGGCTCCGGGCCCGTGGTCCGCGCCGTCCTCCTCATCCTGCTCGCGTTCTCGGTCGGCTGCTGGGGCATCGCGCTCGCCAAGTCGGTCGAGATGCGCCGCGCGCGCCGCCAGTCGGAGCGCTTCATCGACATCTTCTGGGACGCCAAGAACCTGGCGACCATCCAGACCGCCAGCATGGATTTGAAGGAGAGCCCCGTCGCGCAGGTGTTCCGCAGCGGCTATCAGGAGCTGCAGCGGCTCACCAAGGGCAAGCGCGGCAACCCCGGTGGTGAGGAAGACACGATCGAGCTCGGCGGCATCGAGAACGTGCAGCGTGCGATGCACCGCGCCCGGACGCAGGAGGTCACACGGCTCGAGCGCGGTCTCACCTTCCTCGCCACGACGGCGAGCACGGCGCCGTTCATCGGTCTCTTCGGCACCGTCTGGGGCATCATGACCGCCTTCCGCGGGCTCTCCACCACCACCTCGTCGAGCATCCAGGCCGTGGCGCCCGGTATCGCCGAGGCCTTGATCGCCACCGCCGTCGGACTGGCAGCTGCCATCCCGGCCGTCGTGATGTACAATCGGTTCTCGCGCCAGCTGCGCGTGCTCACCGCCGAGATGGACACCTTCGCCTCTGAATTTCTCAACATCGCCGAACGTCATTTCTTGAAATAG
- the tolB gene encoding Tol-Pal system beta propeller repeat protein TolB: protein MTRIVFSSLVLVVLVARSAHAVVTGTIVGPGSESFPIAVVPPKNLGGDPGGALGARFAKALTRDLDFSGYFKLLDPKTFVENPETSGITAGEIDFVGWAAIGAQALVKGGISAAGNGISLEVRLFDVPGRRDVPQASKRFSGGRDDVARMAHRTADAILEFLTSERGPFDSKLALVSTRSGRLKDVYTWTFDQDDPVRATDERSLVIAPRWRPDARALAFASYREHVPRLFEVDLGTHRVARLVPGPGVVLDGAWSPDGTRLLVTREEGGNSDIYLLDRSGQVLQRLTDHWAIDVSPAWAPDGRRFAFCSARAGSPQIYVMSVDGSNLVRVSHTGSYNTSPSWSPKGDHLAYTTRSGGGFQIVVTTPDGGSAQTITSAGSNEDPSWAPDGRYLAFSSTRAGGHHLFLADREGRTQKQLTHGAGDDTSPAWSPRLE, encoded by the coding sequence ATGACAAGGATCGTCTTCTCGAGTCTGGTGCTGGTGGTGCTCGTGGCACGGAGTGCGCACGCGGTCGTGACGGGCACGATCGTCGGTCCCGGCAGCGAGTCGTTTCCGATCGCCGTCGTGCCGCCGAAGAACCTCGGCGGCGACCCGGGAGGTGCGCTCGGCGCCCGGTTCGCGAAGGCGCTGACCCGCGACCTCGATTTCTCCGGCTACTTCAAGCTGCTCGACCCGAAGACCTTCGTCGAGAACCCGGAGACCTCGGGCATCACGGCGGGCGAGATCGACTTCGTCGGCTGGGCGGCCATTGGGGCGCAGGCGCTGGTGAAGGGTGGCATCAGCGCCGCCGGCAACGGCATCAGCCTCGAGGTCCGGCTCTTCGACGTGCCCGGGCGGCGCGACGTGCCGCAGGCGAGCAAGCGCTTCAGCGGCGGGCGCGACGACGTCGCGCGCATGGCGCACCGGACGGCCGACGCCATCCTCGAGTTCCTGACCAGCGAGCGCGGCCCGTTCGACTCGAAGCTCGCCCTCGTCAGCACGCGCAGTGGCCGGCTGAAGGACGTCTACACCTGGACCTTCGACCAGGACGACCCCGTGCGCGCCACCGACGAGCGCTCGCTGGTGATCGCGCCCCGCTGGCGGCCGGACGCGCGCGCGCTCGCCTTCGCCTCCTACCGCGAGCACGTGCCGCGTCTCTTCGAGGTGGACCTCGGAACCCATCGGGTGGCCCGGCTCGTCCCCGGCCCCGGCGTGGTGCTCGACGGCGCCTGGTCGCCCGACGGGACGCGCCTCCTGGTGACGCGCGAGGAGGGCGGCAACTCCGACATCTACCTCCTCGATCGCAGCGGCCAGGTGCTGCAGCGTCTCACCGACCACTGGGCGATCGACGTCTCGCCGGCGTGGGCGCCCGACGGGCGGCGGTTCGCCTTCTGCTCGGCGCGCGCGGGCTCCCCGCAGATCTACGTGATGAGCGTCGACGGCTCGAACCTCGTGCGCGTCTCGCACACCGGCAGCTACAACACCTCGCCCAGCTGGTCGCCCAAGGGCGATCACCTCGCGTACACCACCCGCAGCGGCGGCGGCTTCCAGATCGTGGTGACGACGCCCGACGGCGGCAGCGCGCAGACGATCACCTCGGCCGGGAGCAACGAGGACCCGTCCTGGGCGCCCGACGGGCGCTATCTCGCCTTCTCGTCGACGCGCGCCGGCGGACATCATCTCTTCCTCGCCGATCGCGAGGGAAGGACGCAGAAACAATTGACCCACGGGGCCGGTGATGATACGTCGCCCGCGTGGTCGCCGCGGCTCGAGTGA
- a CDS encoding TonB C-terminal domain-containing protein: MPPARPLRLAPEWDSRYARMVVVSAAAHMMIVAAIIVLAPYARLRPLPMMAYTVELTDARALGGRLPPGPPTGELGGPQKSAAPEPKGQPAPEPQPPPKAAEPEPPPKPPEQVAKAEAPPVTIPEKPPEPKPESKPEPKPEPKPKPEAKPPEPPKPAPAARPPEPPAPRAEAKPAAKAPATKPPAAGAKPGSPAGREESPRRDAYAAAAERWRSRAGGLGGTDTGSGPIGAGGEGKGGGGQLVGLDFMVYRQAVITTIKAQWTNVFARPGLVAKVRFEIAPDGAVSDIRLEQSSGNSAYDLSAVRAVQHANPLPPPPARYASEFHEFLIEFRSEETGGQGAG, translated from the coding sequence GTGCCGCCCGCCCGTCCGCTCCGGCTCGCGCCCGAGTGGGACTCCCGCTACGCGCGCATGGTGGTCGTGTCGGCGGCGGCCCACATGATGATCGTCGCGGCGATCATCGTCCTCGCACCCTACGCCCGTCTGAGGCCGCTCCCGATGATGGCCTACACCGTGGAGCTCACCGACGCGCGCGCGCTCGGCGGCCGTCTGCCGCCTGGTCCGCCGACCGGTGAGCTCGGCGGACCGCAGAAGTCCGCGGCCCCGGAGCCGAAGGGTCAACCCGCCCCGGAGCCTCAACCGCCGCCGAAGGCTGCGGAGCCCGAGCCGCCGCCGAAGCCGCCAGAGCAGGTGGCGAAGGCGGAGGCGCCCCCGGTCACGATTCCCGAGAAGCCGCCCGAGCCGAAGCCGGAGTCCAAGCCCGAGCCGAAGCCCGAACCCAAACCCAAGCCCGAGGCGAAGCCGCCCGAGCCGCCGAAGCCGGCGCCAGCCGCACGTCCACCGGAGCCGCCCGCGCCCAGGGCCGAGGCGAAGCCGGCGGCGAAAGCTCCAGCCACGAAGCCGCCGGCAGCCGGCGCCAAGCCCGGCAGTCCGGCAGGGCGCGAGGAATCGCCGCGGCGCGACGCCTACGCCGCCGCGGCCGAGCGCTGGCGTTCGCGCGCCGGCGGCCTCGGCGGCACCGACACGGGGTCGGGGCCGATCGGCGCCGGCGGCGAGGGCAAGGGCGGCGGCGGCCAGCTCGTGGGGCTCGACTTCATGGTCTATCGCCAGGCGGTCATCACCACGATCAAGGCCCAGTGGACCAACGTCTTCGCGCGGCCCGGCCTCGTCGCCAAGGTGCGCTTCGAGATCGCGCCGGACGGCGCGGTGAGCGACATCCGGCTCGAGCAGAGCTCGGGGAACTCCGCCTACGACCTGTCGGCCGTCCGCGCCGTGCAGCACGCGAACCCGCTGCCGCCGCCGCCCGCGCGCTACGCCAGCGAGTTCCACGAGTTCCTGATCGAGTTCCGCTCCGAGGAAACGGGAGGGCAGGGGGCCGGATGA